From Solea solea chromosome 20, fSolSol10.1, whole genome shotgun sequence, one genomic window encodes:
- the galnt12 gene encoding polypeptide N-acetylgalactosaminyltransferase 12, which produces MAACGRRTRPRFLFFLFGATLLGYLIFFRHNSEDLNAASRQGSPERKREREVDKEEVAAAAAEGNELLKKPVYEKPPLDLNGLGEMGRAVKLHLTGEEKKKEEESIEKHKVNVYVSDKISLHRRVPIIWNPLCNDLKYDYRSLPTTSVVIAFYNEAWSTLLRTVHSVLETSPDILLKEVVLVDDYSDREHLKEPLERYISGLRKVRLIRATKREGLVRARLLGASITTGDVLTFLDCHCECHEGWLEPLLHRIKEEPSAVVCPVIDVIEWNTLQYLGNAGEPQIGGFDWRLVFTWHVVPEYEQKRRHSPTDVIRSPTMAGGLFAVSKNYFHYLGTYDTGMEVWGGENLEFSFRIWQCGGTLEVHPCSHVGHIFPNKAPYSRNKALANSVRAAEVWMDEYKEIYYHRNPHARLEAFGDVSERRKLREKLGCKNFRWFLDNIYPEINIPSDRPGMFGMLKNRGKVNYCFDYNPGDEHIVVGQKIILYPCHGMGQNQFFEYSTDGEIRYSTREPGGCVVGDNISTYLTVQLCKKRDQPVPVDQKFVLREDGTLYHVASQKCVHALDKDKDSGSGAPSLQPCSDNLRQKWFFEEKA; this is translated from the exons ATGGCAGCATGCGGAAGGAGGACTCGACCGaggtttcttttcttcctctttggtGCCACTTTGCTGGGATATCTGATCTTTTTTAGACACAACTCCGAGGACTTGAACGCGGCTAGTCGACAGGGGTCCcctgagaggaagagggagagggaggtggACAAGGAggaggtggcggcggcggcggcggagggGAATGAACTGCTAAAGAAGCCCGTCTACGAGAAGCCCCCCCTGGATTTAAATGGCCTGGGTGAGATGGGGAGAGCGGTCAAACTGCACCTGACGGGcgaggagaaaaagaaagaggaggaaagcaTCGAAAAGCACAAGGTTAACGTGTATGTCAGTGACAAAATCTCGCTTCACCGCAGGGTGCCTATCATCTGGAACCCACT TTGCAATGACCTGAAGTATGACTACCGCTCTTTACCAACGACCTCCGTTGTCATCGCCTTCTACAACGAGGCGTGGTCCACCCTGCTGAGGACTGTGCACAGTGTGCTAGAGACGTCGCCTGACATCCTGCTGAAAGAGGTGGTCCTGGTGGACGACTACAGTGATCGAG AGCACCTAAAGGAGCCATTGGAAAGGTACATCTCAGGTTTGAGGAAGGTGCGCTTGATTCGCGCCACCAAGCGGGAGGGGTTGGTGCGGGCCCGGTTGCTAGGGGCGTCCATTACCACGGGTGACGTGCTGACTTTCCTGGATTGCCACTGCGAGTGTCATGAGGGTTGGTTAGAGCCGCTGCTCCACAG GATCAAAGAGGAGCCTTCAGCTGTGGTGTGTCCAGTCATCGATGTGATCGAATGGAACACCCTCCAGTATTTAGGCAACGCGGGTGAACCTCAGATCGGGGGGTTTGATTGGCGGCTGGTCTTCACCTGGCATGTTGTCCCGGAGTATGAGCAGAAACGCCGTCACTCACCCACTGATGTCATCAG GTCTCCTACGATGGCAGGTGGTTTATTTGCTGTAAGCAAGAACTACTTCCATTACCTGGGAACATATGACACCGGGATGGAGGTGTGGGGAGGAGAAAACCTGGAGTTTTCCTTCAGA ATTTGGCAGTGTGGGGGCACCCTGGAGGTCCACCCATGCTCCCACGTGGGCCATATTTTCCCCAACAAGGCCCCGTATTCGCGGAACAAAGCCCTGGCAAACAGCGTGAGAGCTGCTGAGGTCTGGATGGATGAATACAAAGAGATCTACTACCATAGAAACCCCCACGCACGACTG gAGGCCTTTGGAGATGTGTCAGAGCGGAGAAAGCTTAGAGAGAAACTAGGCTGTAAAAACTTCAGGTGGTTTCTGGATAATATATACCCTGAAATTAACATTCCATCAGATCGGCCAGGCATGTTCGGAATG CTTAAAAACCGGGGTAAGGTCAACTACTGCTTTGACTACAATCCTGGAGATGAACACATTGTGGTGGGCCAAAAGATCATCCTCTACCCGTGTCATGGCATGGGTCAGAACCAG ttcttTGAATACTCGACCGACGGCGAGATCCGATATAGCACAAGGGAGCCTGGTGGATGTGTTGTGGGGGACAACATCAGCACCTACCTGACTGTCCAGCTGTGCAAGAAACGAGACCAACCCGTACCCGTTGATCAGAAATTTGTCCTCCGAGAG GACGGGACTCTGTACCATGTGGCGAGCCAGAAGTGTGTTCACGCACTAGACAAGGATAAAGACAGCGGGAGTGGGGCCCCATCGCTCCAGCCGTGCTCTGACAACCTTCGCCAAAAGTGGTTCTTTGAGGAAAAAGCATAA